In Spodoptera frugiperda isolate SF20-4 chromosome 13, AGI-APGP_CSIRO_Sfru_2.0, whole genome shotgun sequence, the following are encoded in one genomic region:
- the LOC118270246 gene encoding protein polybromo-1 isoform X2 — protein MSKRRRASSGASRGADLDDSDDGIELSNPGPPPSARKRKKLDPGEICQQLYDTIRSYKKEDGTLLCDSFIRAPKRRQEPQYYEVVSQPIDLLRVQQKLKTDTYEDIEELSADIELLVNNAKAFYKPDTVEYRDAVDLWKLYMQTKQALENGEDIKIPKLSRNGSSSRRSDVAEDLSETSTNNEEDNVFEELFNAVMTANSDGRPLYSAFQFLPSKRRYPEYYSIIDSPIDLKTIAQKIQCGEYSNLTELEKDLLLMVRNACHFNEPGSQIYKDAKTLKKVILQVIQMRKQEIDQHGRSGPAKTSERIRSKRTSRVGPVPNSKALAIMEPPGSDTEPDVKHSEDSAGESDEEKNENEDSPQWKLLETIKNHLGPNEAFWKLPSRRAYPDYYKEIKNPVSLNQIKNKIRRGNYGTLSEVAGDMNIMFENAKQYNIPTSRLYKDAVKLQRIMQQRVQELLDIVQSSSSDDESLSSVKNQAQQTPRPRGRPRLNPVQGASAPSPISTPVKSNLPLKKKLHYVSKQLVEFTCSDGRQPMLLFMEKPSKKLYPEYYNVIEKPIDMITIEANIKNDRYNSIDEMVSDFRLMFSNCRQFNEEGSMIYEDANLLERVMNEKLKEVQSGFEKKTPLKVSKVAKHRQLSPFEQKLRTLYDAIRDYRDPKGWCFKRLQTNRQLALIFMKLPSKIEYPDYYELIKNPIDMEKIAHKLKNNVYGSVNELASDFILMFDNACKYNEPDSQIYKDALILHRVCLQTKQMLRGSGRVSNREDDDAVPDVPAAVQELLLNLFTSVYNHQDEEGRCYSDSMAELPEHDEAANGEKVRAISLDLVKRRLDKGLYKRLDHFQQDMFAVFERARRLSRTDSQIFEDSVELQSYYIDQRDQLCRGTLQSPALAFTRDTMATSVELVKQCKLLQENEDEDETRSSTDDSMPSGGAPLLMTAYRKGDFVYVQPDKGNKEPGIVQVERVWTNNEGVPCMYCIVYYRPHETFHVRTRKFLQQEVFKTEAHRVVPLDQVVGHCYVMNVKEYFKFRPEGFADKDVYVCESRYNTKLRWFKKIKVWEGAEKEVTLTPREVPLEPNRTVSVFRERVEKHKDELAELEVLENVHEKERPDVVMYNPLGTDDENTYYEQYNTVCSGVIKTGDYVYVVTDGGKQMIAQVDTIWETGDNKCYFRGPFLIFPSEVANIINKSMFDFQPFYKQEVLLTTMHDTSPLVGIVGKCSVLDYDDYLKCRPTEISESDVYVCESVYDESNRIARKLKSGLRKFEHTKDVTVDEIYFFPKPLGPPALATPQEVQSTSSAFTQKQFNPNTNSMDSIDVKPQFTNLINTTIGSQDVEMILENSLDDSSLASPATPLSIGGNSNPYNPSMTATPTQERSNSTATPASSKKKKDNKQKIVTGYILYSSEVRRAIVANNPESTFASKDKSFRLGEISRIVGNEWRSLPASTKQSWEERAARCNEETSARLAEEMRELAQHTPMETTYECAWDTCDYQFEDLADCMEHCIGDGGNMIGTFIETKKPKLEPGHVQQHYRGTLTEYPCVWRNCARVRKGQAPFPNLPRLLRHVRDLHVNKGNGRLMAVHERSRNFVPSSKKPAKQFTTNVRSGVMSPGASLSGMSPLARNTPSPGAGEGGATLTVAPPAVGARPPLDPLFVAAPPRAQRLTHSEAYIRYIEGLHSEQKYITPWEKSLTPMPINPDPAQFNMHKVPAHWMTEEAINGYLAQDKSLSETDIQKMDQNSKILKGLCALRDFMMKDALYLSKTVYGSNT, from the exons GGAGAAATCTGCCAGCAATTATATGACACAATTCGATCCTACAAGAAAGAAGATGGTACATTGCTCTGTGACTCGTTCATCAGAGCTCCGAAGAGGCGCCAAGAACCACAGTATTATGAAGTTGTATCCCAACCTATTGACTTGTTGaga GTTCAACAGAAACTGAAAACAGATACTTATGAGGACATTGAGGAGTTGTCTGCGGACATTGAGCTGTTGGTGAACAATGCGAAAGCATTCTACAAGCCTGACACAGTGGAGTACAGGGATGCGGTCGACCTCTGGAAACTTTACATGCAGACTAAACAGGCTTTGGAGAATG GTGAAGACATTAAGATACCCAAACTGTCTCGCAATGGTTCATCCAGCCGGAGATCTGATGTGGCCGAGGATCTCTCAGAAACCTCCACCAATAATGAAGAGGATAATGTGTTTGAGGAACTGTTTAATGCT GTGATGACAGCAAACAGTGATGGCCGACCTCTCTACTCTGCGTTCCAGTTCCTACCATCCAAGCGTCGTTACCCAGAGTATTATAGCATTATAGATTCTCCCATAGACCTGAAGACCATCGCGCAGAAGATTCAGTGCGGAGAGTACAGCAACTTGACAGAATTGGAGAAGGATCTGCTGCTTATGGTTAGAAACGCCTGCCATTTCAATGAACCGGGCAGCCAGATCTATAAGGATGCTAAGACTTTGAAGAAg GTTATACTACAGGTGATACAAATGCGTAAACAAGAGATTGACCAGCACGGCCGCAGTGGACCGGCGAAGACTTCCGAACGTATCCGAAGTAAGAGGACTTCGAGAGTTGGGCCCGTGCCCAATAGTAAGGCGCTGGCCATCATGGAACCACCTGGCTCAGACACCGAGCCTGATGTAAAG CATTCAGAAGACAGCGCCGGTGAAAGTGACGAGGAGAAAAATGAGAACGAAGACTCGCCGCAATGGAAACTTCTGGAAACAATCAAGAACCATTTGGGTCCAAACG AGGCTTTCTGGAAGCTTCCATCTCGTCGGGCGTACCCCGACTACTACAAGGAGATCAAGAACCCAGTGTCTTTGAACCAGATTAAGAATAAGATCAGACGGGGCAACTACGGGACGTTGTCTGAAGTGGCTGGTGATATGAACATCATGTTTGAGAATGCGAAACAGTACAACATACCTACTTCAAGATTGTATAAGGACGCTGTGAAACTGCAAAG AATAATGCAGCAGCGCGTCCAAGAGTTGCTGGACATCGTGCAGAGTTCTTCAAGCGACGATGAGAGTCTCTCGTCCGTGAAGAACCAAGCCCAACAAACGCCCAGACCAAGAG GCCGTCCACGTTTGAACCCCGTGCAAGGGGCATCAGCTCCTTCGCCAATCAGCACCCCGGTCAAGTCCAACCTACCTTTGAAGAAGAAACTCCACTACGTATCGAAACAACTGGTAGAGTTCACCTGTTCCGATGGCAGACAACCCATGTTGTTGTTTATGGAGAAACCTAGCAAGAAACTGTATCCAGAGTACTATAATGTGATTGAAAAGCCGATAGATATGATCACTATTGAAGCTAATATTAAG AATGACCGCTACAACTCAATTGACGAGATGGTATCAGATTTCCGTCTAATGTTCTCCAACTGCCGTCAGTTCAACGAGGAAGGTTCAATGATATACGAAGACGCGAATCTTCTAGAACGCGTGATGAATGAGAAACTTAAAGAAGTACAATCTGGCTTTGAGAAGAAAACTCCTCTCAAAGTTTCTAAGGTGGCTAAACATAGGCAACTGTCGCCGTTTGAACAGAAACTAAGGACGTTGTATGACGCTATCAGAGATTATAGGGATCCTAAAGGTTGGTGTTTTAAGAGATTACAAA CTAACCGGCAACTAGCGTTGATCTTCATGAAACTACCAAGTAAAATAGAGTACCCAGACTACTATGAACTAATCAAAAACCCTATAGACATGGAGAAAATAGCCCATAAACTGAAGAATAATGTCTACGGATCAGTGAACGAGTTGGCTTCAGATTTTATACTGATGTTTGATAACGCTTGCAAGTACAACGAACCAGACTCGCAGATATATAAAGATGCGTTGATACTACATCGAGTGTGTTTGCAGACCAAACAGATGTTGAG AGGATCAGGACGCGTCAGTAACAG GGAGGACGATGACGCAGTGCCGGATGTACCGGCCGCAGTACAGGAGCTCCTGCTCAATCTGTTCACCAGCGTCTACAATCATCAAGATGAAGAGGGCAG ATGCTACTCGGACAGTATGGCGGAGTTACCAGAGCATGACGAGGCAGCCAACGGTGAGAAGGTGCGCGCCATCTCCCTGGACCTGGTGAAGCGGAGGCTGGACAAGGGCCTCTACAAACGGCTCGACCACTTCCAACAGGACATGTTTGCTGTCTTTGAAAG GGCCCGTCGTCTATCACGGACGGACAGTCAGATCTTTGAGGACTCGGTGGAACTTCAGTCGTATTACATAGACCAGCGCGACCAACTGTGTCGTGGTACCCTACAGTCGCCGGCGTTGGCCTTCACTCGGGACACCATGGCCACTAGTGTGGAACTCGTCAAGCAGTGCAAACTGCTGCAGGAGAACGAAGATGAGGATGAGACCAG GTCAAGTACGGACGACTCGATGCCATCGGGCGGCGCCCCGCTGCTAATGACGGCGTACCGCAAGGGGGACTTCGTGTACGTGCAGCCCGACAAGGGGAACAAGGAGCCCGGCATCGTGCAGGTCGAGCGGGTCTGGACCAACAACGAGGGCGTGCCCTGCATGTACTGCATCGTCTACTACAG ACCTCACGAGACGTTCCACGTGCGCACGCGCAAGTTCCTGCAGCAGGAGGTGTTCAAGACGGAGGCACACCGCGTGGTACCCCTGGACCAGGTCGTCGGACACTGCTACGTCATGAACGTCAAGGAGTACTTCAAGTTTAGACCTGAAG gTTTCGCGGACAAAGACGTGTACGTATGCGAGAGTCGGTACAACACCAAGTTGCGCTGGTTCAAGAAGATCAAAGTGTGGGAGGGAGCCGAGAAAGAAGTCACACTTACACCTAGAGAA GTTCCACTAGAGCCCAATAGAACCGTATCCGTATTCCGTGAGCGCGTGGAGAAGCACAAAGACGAGCTGGCCGAGCTGGAGGTGCTGGAGAATGTACACGAGAAGGAGAGAccg GACGTAGTGATGTATAATCCGCTGGGCACTGACGACGAGAACACGTACTACGAGCAGTACAACACGGTCTGCTCCGGCGTCATTAAGACGGGAGACTACGTGTACGTGGTCACCGATGGGGGGAAGCAGATGATCGCGCAAGTTGATACCATCTGGGAGACCGGAGA CAACAAATGTTACTTCCGCGGTCCATTCCTGATCTTCCCGTCGGAGGTGGCGAATATCATAAACAAG AGCATGTTTGACTTCCAGCCCTTCTACAAGCAAGAAGTGTTGTTGACGACGATGCACGACACTAGTCCCCTAGTGGGCATCGTCGGCAAGTGCTCCGTGCTTGATTATGATGATTATCTTAAGT GTCGTCCGACAGAGATATCAGAGAGCGACGTGTACGTGTGCGAGTCCGTGTACGACGAGTCCAACCGCATCGCGCGGAAACTCAAGTCGGGACTGCGCAAGTTTGAACACACCAAGGATGTTACTGTCGATGAG ATCTACTTCTTCCCGAAGCCGCTGGGTCCCCCAGCGCTGGCTACTCCTCAGGAAGTACAGTCTACGTCCAGTGCGTTCACGCAGAAACAGTTCAACCCTAACACCAACTCTATGGACTCCATC GACGTGAAGCCTCAGTTCACAAACCTGATCAACACCACAATAGGCAGTCAGGACGTGGAGATGATTCTGGAGAACTCGCTCGATGACTCCTCACTCGCGTCGCCGGCCACGCCGCTGAGTatag GTGGTAACAGCAATCCCTACAACCCATCGATGACGGCGACACCGACGCAGGAACGTTCGAACAGCACAGCCACCCCGGCCAGTAGCAAGAAGAAGAAGGACAACAAACAGAAGATAGTCACCGGTTACATTCTCTACTCCAGCGAGGTCAGGCGAGCCATCGTGGCCAACAATCCCGAGTCTACTTTcg CTAGCAAGGACAAATCTTTCAGATTGG GCGAGATCTCGAGGATCGTGGGCAACGAGTGGAGGTCCCTGCCGGCGTCCACGAAGCAGAGCTGGGAGGAGAGGGCGGCGCGCTGCAACGAGGAGACCTCCGCGCGCCTGGCTGAGGAGATGCGGGAACTCGCGCAACAC ACTCCGATGGAAACGACGTATGAGTGTGCGTGGGACACGTGTGACTACCAGTTCGAAGACCTGGCGGACTGCATGGAGCACTGCATCGGGGATGGAGGTAACA TGATCGGTACATTTATCGAAACCAAGAAACCAAAATTAGAAC CGGGGCACGTCCAGCAACACTACCGCGGGACTCTGACCGAGTACCCGTGCGTCTGGCGCAACTGCGCGCGCGTGCGCAAGGGCCAGGCGCCCTTCCCCAACCTGCCGCGTCTACTGCGGCACGTGCGCGACCTGCACGTCAATAAAGGAAACGGCAGGCTCATGGCCGTGCATGAGAGGTCCAG AAACTTCGTGCCGTCTTCTAAGAAGCCAGCCAAACAGTTCACAACCAACGTACGCAGTGGTGTCATGTCGCCAGGAG CGTCTCTATCGGGCATGTCCCCCCTGGCCCGCAACACGCCGTCCCCCGGCGCGGGCGAGGGCGGGGCCACGCTGACGGTGGCGCCCCCCGCCGTCGGCGCGCGGCCCCCGCTCGACCCACTGTTCGTAGCCGCGCCGCCTAGGGCGCAGAGACTTACGCACTCCGAGGCTTATATCAG ATACATTGAAGGCCTTCATTCAGAACAGAAGTACATTACGCCTTGGGAGAAGTCTTTAACGCCGATGCCAATTAACCCAGACCCGGCGCAGTTCAACATGCACAAGGTTCCAGCGCACTGGATGACAGAAGAAGCCATAAATGGATACCTAGCACAAGACAAAAGTCTATCGGAAACCGATATACAAAAAATGGATCAAAACTCTAAAATCCTAAAAGGGCTTTGCGCATTGAGAGATTTCATGATGAAAGACGCGCTGTATCTTTCCAAAACTGTGTACGGTAGTAATACTTAA
- the LOC118270246 gene encoding protein polybromo-1 isoform X5, translating into MSKRRRASSGASRGADLDDSDDGIELSNPGPPPSARKRKKLDPGEICQQLYDTIRSYKKEDGTLLCDSFIRAPKRRQEPQYYEVVSQPIDLLRVQQKLKTDTYEDIEELSADIELLVNNAKAFYKPDTVEYRDAVDLWKLYMQTKQALENGEDIKIPKLSRNGSSSRRSDVAEDLSETSTNNEEDNVFEELFNAVMTANSDGRPLYSAFQFLPSKRRYPEYYSIIDSPIDLKTIAQKIQCGEYSNLTELEKDLLLMVRNACHFNEPGSQIYKDAKTLKKVILQVIQMRKQEIDQHGRSGPAKTSERIRSKRTSRVGPVPNSKALAIMEPPGSDTEPDVKHSEDSAGESDEEKNENEDSPQWKLLETIKNHLGPNGLEAFWKLPSRRAYPDYYKEIKNPVSLNQIKNKIRRGNYGTLSEVAGDMNIMFENAKQYNIPTSRLYKDAVKLQRIMQQRVQELLDIVQSSSSDDESLSSVKNQAQQTPRPRGRPRLNPVQGASAPSPISTPVKSNLPLKKKLHYVSKQLVEFTCSDGRQPMLLFMEKPSKKLYPEYYNVIEKPIDMITIEANIKNDRYNSIDEMVSDFRLMFSNCRQFNEEGSMIYEDANLLERVMNEKLKEVQSGFEKKTPLKVSKVAKHRQLSPFEQKLRTLYDAIRDYRDPKANRQLALIFMKLPSKIEYPDYYELIKNPIDMEKIAHKLKNNVYGSVNELASDFILMFDNACKYNEPDSQIYKDALILHRVCLQTKQMLRGSGRVSNREDDDAVPDVPAAVQELLLNLFTSVYNHQDEEGRCYSDSMAELPEHDEAANGEKVRAISLDLVKRRLDKGLYKRLDHFQQDMFAVFERARRLSRTDSQIFEDSVELQSYYIDQRDQLCRGTLQSPALAFTRDTMATSVELVKQCKLLQENEDEDETRSSTDDSMPSGGAPLLMTAYRKGDFVYVQPDKGNKEPGIVQVERVWTNNEGVPCMYCIVYYRPHETFHVRTRKFLQQEVFKTEAHRVVPLDQVVGHCYVMNVKEYFKFRPEGFADKDVYVCESRYNTKLRWFKKIKVWEGAEKEVTLTPREVPLEPNRTVSVFRERVEKHKDELAELEVLENVHEKERPDVVMYNPLGTDDENTYYEQYNTVCSGVIKTGDYVYVVTDGGKQMIAQVDTIWETGDNKCYFRGPFLIFPSEVANIINKSMFDFQPFYKQEVLLTTMHDTSPLVGIVGKCSVLDYDDYLKCRPTEISESDVYVCESVYDESNRIARKLKSGLRKFEHTKDVTVDEIYFFPKPLGPPALATPQEVQSTSSAFTQKQFNPNTNSMDSIDVKPQFTNLINTTIGSQDVEMILENSLDDSSLASPATPLSIGGNSNPYNPSMTATPTQERSNSTATPASSKKKKDNKQKIVTGYILYSSEVRRAIVANNPESTFASKDKSFRLGEISRIVGNEWRSLPASTKQSWEERAARCNEETSARLAEEMRELAQHTPMETTYECAWDTCDYQFEDLADCMEHCIGDGGNMIGTFIETKKPKLEPGHVQQHYRGTLTEYPCVWRNCARVRKGQAPFPNLPRLLRHVRDLHVNKGNGRLMAVHERSRNFVPSSKKPAKQFTTNVRSGVMSPGASLSGMSPLARNTPSPGAGEGGATLTVAPPAVGARPPLDPLFVAAPPRAQRLTHSEAYIRYIEGLHSEQKYITPWEKSLTPMPINPDPAQFNMHKVPAHWMTEEAINGYLAQDKSLSETDIQKMDQNSKILKGLCALRDFMMKDALYLSKTVYGSNT; encoded by the exons GGAGAAATCTGCCAGCAATTATATGACACAATTCGATCCTACAAGAAAGAAGATGGTACATTGCTCTGTGACTCGTTCATCAGAGCTCCGAAGAGGCGCCAAGAACCACAGTATTATGAAGTTGTATCCCAACCTATTGACTTGTTGaga GTTCAACAGAAACTGAAAACAGATACTTATGAGGACATTGAGGAGTTGTCTGCGGACATTGAGCTGTTGGTGAACAATGCGAAAGCATTCTACAAGCCTGACACAGTGGAGTACAGGGATGCGGTCGACCTCTGGAAACTTTACATGCAGACTAAACAGGCTTTGGAGAATG GTGAAGACATTAAGATACCCAAACTGTCTCGCAATGGTTCATCCAGCCGGAGATCTGATGTGGCCGAGGATCTCTCAGAAACCTCCACCAATAATGAAGAGGATAATGTGTTTGAGGAACTGTTTAATGCT GTGATGACAGCAAACAGTGATGGCCGACCTCTCTACTCTGCGTTCCAGTTCCTACCATCCAAGCGTCGTTACCCAGAGTATTATAGCATTATAGATTCTCCCATAGACCTGAAGACCATCGCGCAGAAGATTCAGTGCGGAGAGTACAGCAACTTGACAGAATTGGAGAAGGATCTGCTGCTTATGGTTAGAAACGCCTGCCATTTCAATGAACCGGGCAGCCAGATCTATAAGGATGCTAAGACTTTGAAGAAg GTTATACTACAGGTGATACAAATGCGTAAACAAGAGATTGACCAGCACGGCCGCAGTGGACCGGCGAAGACTTCCGAACGTATCCGAAGTAAGAGGACTTCGAGAGTTGGGCCCGTGCCCAATAGTAAGGCGCTGGCCATCATGGAACCACCTGGCTCAGACACCGAGCCTGATGTAAAG CATTCAGAAGACAGCGCCGGTGAAAGTGACGAGGAGAAAAATGAGAACGAAGACTCGCCGCAATGGAAACTTCTGGAAACAATCAAGAACCATTTGGGTCCAAACG GTTTAGAGGCTTTCTGGAAGCTTCCATCTCGTCGGGCGTACCCCGACTACTACAAGGAGATCAAGAACCCAGTGTCTTTGAACCAGATTAAGAATAAGATCAGACGGGGCAACTACGGGACGTTGTCTGAAGTGGCTGGTGATATGAACATCATGTTTGAGAATGCGAAACAGTACAACATACCTACTTCAAGATTGTATAAGGACGCTGTGAAACTGCAAAG AATAATGCAGCAGCGCGTCCAAGAGTTGCTGGACATCGTGCAGAGTTCTTCAAGCGACGATGAGAGTCTCTCGTCCGTGAAGAACCAAGCCCAACAAACGCCCAGACCAAGAG GCCGTCCACGTTTGAACCCCGTGCAAGGGGCATCAGCTCCTTCGCCAATCAGCACCCCGGTCAAGTCCAACCTACCTTTGAAGAAGAAACTCCACTACGTATCGAAACAACTGGTAGAGTTCACCTGTTCCGATGGCAGACAACCCATGTTGTTGTTTATGGAGAAACCTAGCAAGAAACTGTATCCAGAGTACTATAATGTGATTGAAAAGCCGATAGATATGATCACTATTGAAGCTAATATTAAG AATGACCGCTACAACTCAATTGACGAGATGGTATCAGATTTCCGTCTAATGTTCTCCAACTGCCGTCAGTTCAACGAGGAAGGTTCAATGATATACGAAGACGCGAATCTTCTAGAACGCGTGATGAATGAGAAACTTAAAGAAGTACAATCTGGCTTTGAGAAGAAAACTCCTCTCAAAGTTTCTAAGGTGGCTAAACATAGGCAACTGTCGCCGTTTGAACAGAAACTAAGGACGTTGTATGACGCTATCAGAGATTATAGGGATCCTAAAG CTAACCGGCAACTAGCGTTGATCTTCATGAAACTACCAAGTAAAATAGAGTACCCAGACTACTATGAACTAATCAAAAACCCTATAGACATGGAGAAAATAGCCCATAAACTGAAGAATAATGTCTACGGATCAGTGAACGAGTTGGCTTCAGATTTTATACTGATGTTTGATAACGCTTGCAAGTACAACGAACCAGACTCGCAGATATATAAAGATGCGTTGATACTACATCGAGTGTGTTTGCAGACCAAACAGATGTTGAG AGGATCAGGACGCGTCAGTAACAG GGAGGACGATGACGCAGTGCCGGATGTACCGGCCGCAGTACAGGAGCTCCTGCTCAATCTGTTCACCAGCGTCTACAATCATCAAGATGAAGAGGGCAG ATGCTACTCGGACAGTATGGCGGAGTTACCAGAGCATGACGAGGCAGCCAACGGTGAGAAGGTGCGCGCCATCTCCCTGGACCTGGTGAAGCGGAGGCTGGACAAGGGCCTCTACAAACGGCTCGACCACTTCCAACAGGACATGTTTGCTGTCTTTGAAAG GGCCCGTCGTCTATCACGGACGGACAGTCAGATCTTTGAGGACTCGGTGGAACTTCAGTCGTATTACATAGACCAGCGCGACCAACTGTGTCGTGGTACCCTACAGTCGCCGGCGTTGGCCTTCACTCGGGACACCATGGCCACTAGTGTGGAACTCGTCAAGCAGTGCAAACTGCTGCAGGAGAACGAAGATGAGGATGAGACCAG GTCAAGTACGGACGACTCGATGCCATCGGGCGGCGCCCCGCTGCTAATGACGGCGTACCGCAAGGGGGACTTCGTGTACGTGCAGCCCGACAAGGGGAACAAGGAGCCCGGCATCGTGCAGGTCGAGCGGGTCTGGACCAACAACGAGGGCGTGCCCTGCATGTACTGCATCGTCTACTACAG ACCTCACGAGACGTTCCACGTGCGCACGCGCAAGTTCCTGCAGCAGGAGGTGTTCAAGACGGAGGCACACCGCGTGGTACCCCTGGACCAGGTCGTCGGACACTGCTACGTCATGAACGTCAAGGAGTACTTCAAGTTTAGACCTGAAG gTTTCGCGGACAAAGACGTGTACGTATGCGAGAGTCGGTACAACACCAAGTTGCGCTGGTTCAAGAAGATCAAAGTGTGGGAGGGAGCCGAGAAAGAAGTCACACTTACACCTAGAGAA GTTCCACTAGAGCCCAATAGAACCGTATCCGTATTCCGTGAGCGCGTGGAGAAGCACAAAGACGAGCTGGCCGAGCTGGAGGTGCTGGAGAATGTACACGAGAAGGAGAGAccg GACGTAGTGATGTATAATCCGCTGGGCACTGACGACGAGAACACGTACTACGAGCAGTACAACACGGTCTGCTCCGGCGTCATTAAGACGGGAGACTACGTGTACGTGGTCACCGATGGGGGGAAGCAGATGATCGCGCAAGTTGATACCATCTGGGAGACCGGAGA CAACAAATGTTACTTCCGCGGTCCATTCCTGATCTTCCCGTCGGAGGTGGCGAATATCATAAACAAG AGCATGTTTGACTTCCAGCCCTTCTACAAGCAAGAAGTGTTGTTGACGACGATGCACGACACTAGTCCCCTAGTGGGCATCGTCGGCAAGTGCTCCGTGCTTGATTATGATGATTATCTTAAGT GTCGTCCGACAGAGATATCAGAGAGCGACGTGTACGTGTGCGAGTCCGTGTACGACGAGTCCAACCGCATCGCGCGGAAACTCAAGTCGGGACTGCGCAAGTTTGAACACACCAAGGATGTTACTGTCGATGAG ATCTACTTCTTCCCGAAGCCGCTGGGTCCCCCAGCGCTGGCTACTCCTCAGGAAGTACAGTCTACGTCCAGTGCGTTCACGCAGAAACAGTTCAACCCTAACACCAACTCTATGGACTCCATC GACGTGAAGCCTCAGTTCACAAACCTGATCAACACCACAATAGGCAGTCAGGACGTGGAGATGATTCTGGAGAACTCGCTCGATGACTCCTCACTCGCGTCGCCGGCCACGCCGCTGAGTatag GTGGTAACAGCAATCCCTACAACCCATCGATGACGGCGACACCGACGCAGGAACGTTCGAACAGCACAGCCACCCCGGCCAGTAGCAAGAAGAAGAAGGACAACAAACAGAAGATAGTCACCGGTTACATTCTCTACTCCAGCGAGGTCAGGCGAGCCATCGTGGCCAACAATCCCGAGTCTACTTTcg CTAGCAAGGACAAATCTTTCAGATTGG GCGAGATCTCGAGGATCGTGGGCAACGAGTGGAGGTCCCTGCCGGCGTCCACGAAGCAGAGCTGGGAGGAGAGGGCGGCGCGCTGCAACGAGGAGACCTCCGCGCGCCTGGCTGAGGAGATGCGGGAACTCGCGCAACAC ACTCCGATGGAAACGACGTATGAGTGTGCGTGGGACACGTGTGACTACCAGTTCGAAGACCTGGCGGACTGCATGGAGCACTGCATCGGGGATGGAGGTAACA TGATCGGTACATTTATCGAAACCAAGAAACCAAAATTAGAAC CGGGGCACGTCCAGCAACACTACCGCGGGACTCTGACCGAGTACCCGTGCGTCTGGCGCAACTGCGCGCGCGTGCGCAAGGGCCAGGCGCCCTTCCCCAACCTGCCGCGTCTACTGCGGCACGTGCGCGACCTGCACGTCAATAAAGGAAACGGCAGGCTCATGGCCGTGCATGAGAGGTCCAG AAACTTCGTGCCGTCTTCTAAGAAGCCAGCCAAACAGTTCACAACCAACGTACGCAGTGGTGTCATGTCGCCAGGAG CGTCTCTATCGGGCATGTCCCCCCTGGCCCGCAACACGCCGTCCCCCGGCGCGGGCGAGGGCGGGGCCACGCTGACGGTGGCGCCCCCCGCCGTCGGCGCGCGGCCCCCGCTCGACCCACTGTTCGTAGCCGCGCCGCCTAGGGCGCAGAGACTTACGCACTCCGAGGCTTATATCAG ATACATTGAAGGCCTTCATTCAGAACAGAAGTACATTACGCCTTGGGAGAAGTCTTTAACGCCGATGCCAATTAACCCAGACCCGGCGCAGTTCAACATGCACAAGGTTCCAGCGCACTGGATGACAGAAGAAGCCATAAATGGATACCTAGCACAAGACAAAAGTCTATCGGAAACCGATATACAAAAAATGGATCAAAACTCTAAAATCCTAAAAGGGCTTTGCGCATTGAGAGATTTCATGATGAAAGACGCGCTGTATCTTTCCAAAACTGTGTACGGTAGTAATACTTAA